The Kordia sp. SMS9 genome window below encodes:
- a CDS encoding non-ribosomal peptide synthetase, producing MAKQLTIQEIFQQNIKLGDQAGITLLESENNIEYISYKKLFMEARCMLHVLQEKGIQPGDELIFQFLSNKNFLVTFWACVFGKIIPVPIVFGVTVDIMKKIGKVWERLENPYLITDLETLKDSWKEYIENEAETSIDIDKRFISLDEITYSKLAKVLPGEADDIVFIQFSSGSTGRPKGIVNKQDSILYNVDTMSDLIQMTETDSFLGWMPLTHDLGLVFFHLLPLLKNVPQFLMPPMEFFAYPDVWLKSLANNNITISGSPNFGFKHAIDNVNIKDLEGLSFKNLRLIINGAEPVSIEVCDNFERTLAPYDLPKGAIGPAYGLAESVLGVSFTLKNRDQIREYILNRHKLKVGDQIEIVAADAVDAVSFANLGPYTGTEIKITDRNLQTLPERTLGIVHLKSKAVTSEFYNDPEKTAATISEDGWLNTGDLGFIDDNHLILTGREKEMILINGQNYFPNDIDDLIGEMEQLEFRQAITCSLFNTEKHHDDIYIFVIFNGEISEFITLEKSIEEHIAQRTGLTVEKVIAVDRIPKTTSGKIQRFALLNDYLEGKNDEFLQALQAEKEKLDAQHEAIEEAAPKAKIPSSSDATKELMNIWKEHLGTPKIDTKDDFFQIGGNSLILTRLISKIHQSFGVEIGIRGAFENRTINQQLELISNAPKVNFDHIVPAEISAYYPQSDTQKRMFVVDQMNPGIVAYNVPVVFKIEGDVNVDVFEKAFQTIIDRHEALRTSFELINGEPIQRIHDTIDFKIAQISNTESVDASMHNFIRSFDVTAPPLLRVGLKRTQTEDAYLLIDMHHIVSDGVSYVNIIQEFVDILDNQELQPLTIQYKDYAVWQQNEQRKEQQEDLKEFWVDQFQNIPATLNLPTDYTRPPINNFKGATAAFELNKAEISALANVCANQEVTMYNLLLTSFVVLLSKLSSQEDIVIGTSTAARQHIDLEKMIGVFINTLAIRSFPKGDQNFSEFLLEVKENVLQCFANQEYSYEKLVEQLGIKTDLSHNPLFDIMFEYYNFDLSEFKSENLQLTHVDYDNTSSKLDLSFRVYEKENSHVFYLDYRTDLFKKETIESFIAYYKNILKAITTNIDVKLSEIDILPTKEYKLLAEDYNATAVAYETETDLISLFEAQVEKNKYRLAVCYGEERRTYKELNEESNKIANYLISEGIVPGNIVGIMCERSVNMVVCILGVLKTGAGYLPIDPSLPEQRVSYMLNQSRTAFLLTQDKFIERFTAYLPVQSLNSPKIAMQSTENAAIELLATDMAYCIFTSGSSGKPKGVMMNHRSVINLVKGLEERVYSAYQDQHLKVALLASFSFDASVQQIYGSLLQGHSLYIIDDESRGDGEKLKSFYKTHRIDVSDGTPTHLRLLLDTLGEETTLGNLSSWILAGEALPKELVKKFYSKVEDKVMLYNFYGPTETCVDSTSYKVEKDRLDDYPFIPIGKPLPNERVYIVDVYGNLVPTGVIGELCIAGDGLAQYYVGDVGTSSEKFRSDWINGEERVYLTGDMARWLPDGNLEYCGRIDDQVKLRGYRIELSEIEHQLNTFKEIMHSVVELKTSEDDKYLVAYYESSTAYKVAELRNHLAAYLPDYMVPSYYVQLEKLPLNSNGKVDRKALPDYKVNIEEEYVAPATETETKLVTIWGEVLKLDSAVIGTTSNFFDLGGQSLKLVFLANRIKETFKVSLSLSRLITMKNIQQLAKDIDASLQEEYVQIPQAPKMDAYPLSSTQEKFYFLNQLNKNSTVYNQPLAFMLTGSVDKDKLTKAFQDIIAHHEIFRVCFTLLNDSPVQSITENVPFQIEFFKATLAESSEIISTFIRPFDLSSAPLLRVGLIQIEEEKHILITDRHHIISDGVSLGIFMRDVMQVYEGKEMTPVQLHYKDYAVWQQSEAFKTTLESQKQYWQEVFETPPSILKLQTDFERPSVISYNGAGFNFEIGTEQTRALNDLAKSLNTTLFSVVLGAFKIMLYKLTNQKDVIVGTPVAGRRHADVENMMGVFINVLALRNQIDDKDNLHTFLQRIHETSINSLENQEYPYEKLVDDLDITRDTSRNPLFDVMFVYKDATPIAMQAANLELKEYSLKADTSQMDLIFHVDTTENGINLSFQYATDLFQQSTIEKFAKYFKKIISQLRSNVALGDINILDAQETARIKEFSKPEISFEVEDTIITSFERQVQQFPNEKALVYNNASLTYKELNERSNQLAAYLTNQGVAKGDLVGLILNRSEDIVIGILGILKSGGAYLPIDFKLPENRVTYMLESSNAKLLLGHAEHLEAYKSIITTHDIQNAAIQEYSTKNVNRERTASDLAYCIFTSGSTGIPKGVLMEDSAVVSLVEGLSQTVYNNLDAGLRVGLIASYYFDASCQQIFGALLKGHCVYITEEKERMDGEELYHFYKRNKIEVSDGTPTHLGMLLRGVQGSINLPDLKAWLLAGEALPKGLVRDFYDHLAIPGTVIYNLYGPTEACVDSTFYKVTPENLDKYDTLPIGIPLPNERIYIVDSSGNPVPQGVVGELCIAGAGLARGYLGNGVENEKFKTHWIDGEARVYRSGDFACWLPDGNIAYKGRIDSQIKLRGYRVELEEIEHILFSHKAVVSSAVTIQNIEGEMYIAAYYVTHQDVDGETLRAYLSNSLPDYMVPSFFTKLDKMPLTSNGKLKREALPVPNRTITNTHVAAATETQQKLVEIWAEVLGIEAPSISIDQSFIQLGGHSLMAVQIANKIKRIFNLEMKLVELFQKVTIIQQANFIDANLWIGAGDLVEEGKTEISI from the coding sequence ATGGCAAAGCAATTAACGATACAAGAAATATTTCAACAGAATATTAAATTAGGTGACCAAGCAGGGATTACCTTGTTAGAAAGTGAAAACAACATAGAATACATCTCGTATAAAAAACTCTTTATGGAGGCGAGATGTATGCTTCACGTTTTACAAGAAAAAGGGATTCAACCTGGTGACGAATTAATTTTCCAGTTTCTATCAAATAAAAACTTCTTAGTTACATTTTGGGCATGTGTCTTTGGAAAAATTATCCCAGTACCTATTGTTTTTGGGGTAACGGTTGACATCATGAAAAAAATTGGAAAAGTATGGGAACGATTAGAAAATCCATACCTAATCACCGATTTAGAAACCTTAAAAGATAGCTGGAAAGAATACATAGAAAACGAGGCTGAAACTTCTATTGATATTGATAAAAGATTTATCTCACTTGACGAAATCACCTATTCCAAACTCGCTAAAGTTTTACCAGGTGAAGCGGACGATATCGTATTCATTCAATTTTCTTCAGGATCTACGGGGCGTCCAAAAGGAATTGTCAACAAGCAAGATAGCATTCTATACAATGTTGATACCATGTCTGATCTAATTCAGATGACGGAAACAGATTCATTTCTTGGCTGGATGCCGCTTACGCACGATTTAGGATTGGTATTTTTTCACCTACTACCATTATTGAAAAATGTACCGCAATTCCTCATGCCACCTATGGAATTTTTTGCCTATCCAGATGTATGGTTAAAAAGTTTAGCCAATAACAACATCACCATTTCGGGTTCTCCTAACTTTGGTTTCAAGCACGCTATTGACAACGTAAACATCAAAGATTTGGAAGGGTTGTCCTTTAAAAACTTACGATTAATCATCAATGGTGCCGAACCTGTATCGATTGAAGTTTGTGATAATTTTGAACGCACGCTTGCGCCTTACGATCTTCCAAAAGGAGCTATCGGACCCGCGTACGGCTTGGCAGAATCTGTACTAGGCGTCTCTTTTACACTAAAAAATAGAGATCAAATCAGAGAATACATTCTGAATCGACACAAATTAAAAGTTGGAGATCAAATAGAAATAGTAGCTGCGGATGCCGTGGATGCAGTTTCCTTTGCCAATTTAGGACCGTATACAGGAACGGAGATAAAAATTACAGACAGAAACCTGCAAACGCTCCCAGAAAGAACACTAGGAATTGTTCATTTAAAGAGTAAAGCAGTTACTTCCGAATTTTACAACGATCCAGAAAAAACAGCCGCAACCATCTCAGAAGATGGTTGGTTGAATACTGGCGATTTAGGATTTATTGACGACAATCACCTCATCCTAACAGGTAGAGAAAAAGAAATGATCCTAATCAACGGGCAAAATTATTTCCCAAATGACATAGATGATCTCATTGGCGAAATGGAACAACTCGAATTTAGACAAGCCATCACGTGTAGTTTATTCAATACGGAAAAGCATCATGATGACATTTATATATTTGTGATTTTCAATGGTGAAATTTCAGAATTTATTACGCTTGAAAAATCAATAGAAGAACACATTGCGCAAAGAACTGGTTTAACGGTAGAAAAAGTAATTGCAGTTGATAGAATTCCGAAAACAACCAGTGGAAAAATACAACGTTTTGCACTACTCAATGACTATTTAGAAGGGAAAAATGATGAATTTTTACAGGCGTTACAAGCTGAAAAAGAAAAACTTGATGCGCAACATGAAGCCATTGAGGAAGCAGCGCCAAAAGCTAAAATTCCATCAAGTTCAGATGCCACAAAAGAATTAATGAACATCTGGAAAGAACACTTAGGAACTCCTAAGATTGATACAAAAGACGACTTCTTTCAAATAGGCGGAAACTCTTTAATTTTAACGCGATTAATCTCGAAAATTCACCAATCTTTCGGTGTTGAAATTGGCATTCGTGGTGCGTTTGAAAACCGTACGATCAATCAGCAATTAGAATTGATCTCAAACGCTCCAAAAGTAAATTTTGATCACATAGTTCCTGCAGAAATCAGTGCGTATTATCCACAATCAGACACGCAAAAAAGAATGTTTGTGGTAGATCAGATGAATCCAGGAATCGTTGCGTATAACGTGCCCGTAGTCTTTAAAATAGAAGGCGATGTCAATGTGGACGTATTTGAAAAAGCGTTTCAAACCATTATTGACCGACATGAAGCACTACGCACGTCATTTGAATTAATCAACGGCGAGCCAATCCAAAGAATTCACGATACGATTGACTTTAAAATAGCACAAATATCCAACACCGAAAGCGTAGATGCGTCTATGCACAACTTTATCCGAAGTTTTGATGTAACTGCGCCGCCTTTACTAAGAGTTGGACTTAAAAGAACGCAAACAGAAGATGCATATTTACTAATAGACATGCATCATATTGTCAGTGATGGAGTTTCGTATGTAAACATCATTCAAGAATTTGTGGACATTCTTGACAATCAAGAGTTGCAACCGCTAACCATTCAGTACAAAGATTATGCAGTATGGCAACAAAACGAACAACGAAAAGAACAACAGGAAGACCTAAAAGAATTTTGGGTGGACCAGTTTCAAAATATACCAGCAACACTAAATCTCCCTACAGATTACACAAGACCTCCAATTAATAACTTTAAAGGAGCTACTGCAGCTTTTGAATTAAACAAAGCGGAAATCAGCGCGTTAGCCAACGTATGTGCCAACCAAGAAGTGACCATGTATAACTTATTACTCACTTCTTTTGTGGTGTTACTTTCAAAACTATCAAGTCAAGAAGATATCGTCATTGGAACTTCAACTGCTGCACGCCAGCACATAGATTTGGAAAAAATGATAGGAGTTTTTATCAATACTTTAGCGATTAGAAGCTTTCCAAAAGGCGATCAAAACTTCTCAGAATTCTTACTAGAAGTAAAAGAAAATGTGCTACAATGTTTTGCAAATCAAGAATACTCGTATGAAAAATTAGTTGAGCAATTAGGTATAAAAACCGATTTAAGCCACAATCCTTTATTCGATATCATGTTCGAATATTACAATTTTGACTTGTCGGAATTTAAATCTGAAAATCTACAACTAACACACGTAGATTACGATAACACAAGTTCTAAACTCGATCTGTCATTCCGTGTCTATGAAAAAGAGAACAGTCACGTTTTCTACCTAGATTACAGAACCGATTTATTCAAAAAAGAAACCATTGAAAGTTTCATTGCGTACTACAAAAACATTTTAAAGGCGATCACCACCAATATTGATGTAAAATTGTCTGAAATAGACATTCTACCTACAAAAGAATACAAACTGTTGGCAGAAGATTACAATGCAACCGCAGTAGCATACGAAACAGAAACGGACTTAATATCACTATTTGAAGCGCAAGTAGAAAAAAACAAATACCGATTGGCTGTTTGTTATGGAGAAGAACGACGTACGTACAAAGAGTTGAACGAGGAATCTAACAAAATTGCCAATTACCTAATTTCCGAAGGCATTGTTCCTGGAAACATTGTCGGTATCATGTGCGAACGTTCTGTAAATATGGTCGTATGCATCTTAGGAGTACTAAAAACAGGAGCTGGCTATTTACCGATCGATCCTAGTTTGCCTGAACAACGTGTAAGTTACATGCTCAATCAAAGTAGAACGGCGTTCTTACTTACACAAGATAAATTTATAGAAAGATTTACAGCATATCTTCCGGTGCAATCGCTCAATTCCCCTAAAATAGCGATGCAAAGTACCGAGAATGCAGCTATTGAACTTTTAGCTACCGATATGGCATATTGTATATTCACTTCTGGCTCTAGCGGGAAACCAAAAGGAGTTATGATGAATCATAGAAGTGTCATCAACTTGGTAAAAGGATTAGAAGAAAGAGTCTACAGTGCATATCAAGACCAACATCTTAAAGTAGCTTTACTAGCTTCGTTCTCTTTTGATGCTTCTGTACAACAAATCTACGGTAGTTTATTACAAGGACACAGTCTATACATCATTGATGATGAAAGTCGTGGCGATGGCGAAAAATTAAAATCCTTCTACAAAACACATCGCATTGACGTATCTGATGGTACACCAACGCATCTTCGTTTATTACTAGATACTTTAGGAGAAGAAACAACTTTAGGAAATCTTTCCTCATGGATCTTAGCGGGAGAAGCATTGCCAAAAGAATTGGTAAAAAAATTCTACAGTAAAGTTGAAGACAAAGTGATGCTTTATAATTTTTATGGACCAACAGAAACCTGTGTCGATTCCACAAGCTACAAAGTGGAAAAAGATCGCTTAGACGACTATCCTTTCATTCCAATCGGGAAGCCGCTTCCAAACGAACGCGTGTACATTGTAGACGTATACGGAAATTTAGTACCAACAGGTGTCATTGGCGAACTTTGCATTGCTGGAGATGGTTTGGCACAATACTACGTAGGCGATGTTGGGACAAGTTCAGAAAAATTTCGAAGCGATTGGATCAACGGAGAAGAGCGCGTTTATCTTACGGGAGATATGGCGCGATGGTTGCCAGATGGAAACTTGGAATATTGCGGTCGAATTGATGATCAAGTGAAACTCAGAGGATACAGAATAGAACTATCGGAAATAGAACACCAACTCAATACATTCAAAGAAATCATGCATTCGGTGGTGGAATTAAAAACATCCGAAGATGACAAATACTTAGTAGCTTACTATGAATCTTCAACGGCATACAAAGTAGCGGAACTTCGAAATCACTTAGCTGCATATTTACCAGATTATATGGTGCCATCGTATTATGTACAGCTCGAAAAATTGCCATTAAATTCCAATGGAAAAGTAGATCGAAAAGCATTGCCAGACTACAAAGTAAATATAGAAGAGGAATATGTAGCACCTGCAACGGAAACAGAAACAAAATTAGTGACAATTTGGGGAGAAGTATTAAAACTGGACAGTGCTGTGATTGGCACGACGAGTAACTTCTTCGACTTGGGCGGACAGTCGTTAAAGTTGGTATTTTTAGCCAATAGAATAAAAGAAACATTCAAAGTGTCGCTTAGTTTATCAAGACTGATCACAATGAAAAACATTCAGCAATTAGCCAAAGATATTGACGCTAGTTTGCAAGAAGAATATGTACAAATACCGCAGGCACCAAAAATGGATGCGTATCCGTTATCTTCTACTCAAGAAAAGTTTTACTTTCTCAATCAACTCAACAAAAACTCAACGGTATACAACCAACCACTCGCTTTTATGTTGACAGGATCGGTTGATAAAGACAAACTAACGAAAGCGTTTCAAGACATCATTGCGCATCATGAAATTTTCAGAGTGTGCTTTACCTTATTAAATGATTCGCCTGTACAATCAATTACAGAAAATGTACCTTTTCAGATAGAATTTTTCAAAGCTACGTTAGCAGAAAGTTCGGAAATCATTTCAACATTCATTCGTCCTTTTGACCTAAGTTCAGCACCGCTTTTACGCGTTGGACTTATTCAAATTGAAGAAGAAAAACACATTTTAATTACAGACAGACATCACATCATTTCAGATGGAGTTAGCTTAGGAATTTTTATGCGTGATGTCATGCAAGTGTATGAAGGAAAAGAAATGACTCCTGTACAATTGCACTACAAAGATTATGCAGTTTGGCAACAAAGCGAAGCGTTCAAAACAACGCTAGAAAGTCAAAAACAATATTGGCAAGAAGTATTTGAAACACCGCCGTCCATCCTCAAACTACAAACAGATTTTGAGCGTCCGTCGGTAATCAGTTACAACGGTGCCGGATTTAACTTCGAAATAGGAACGGAACAAACCCGCGCATTAAACGATCTTGCCAAATCACTAAACACAACCTTATTTTCAGTAGTATTGGGAGCGTTTAAAATAATGCTCTACAAACTTACAAACCAAAAAGATGTCATTGTAGGAACTCCTGTGGCGGGACGTAGACATGCTGATGTAGAAAACATGATGGGCGTTTTCATCAACGTACTTGCGTTGCGCAATCAAATTGATGATAAAGATAACTTACACACATTCTTACAAAGAATACATGAAACTTCTATAAATAGTTTAGAAAATCAGGAATATCCGTACGAAAAACTAGTAGACGATTTAGACATCACCAGAGATACAAGTCGCAATCCACTATTCGACGTAATGTTTGTCTACAAAGATGCAACGCCAATTGCGATGCAAGCAGCCAATTTAGAACTCAAAGAATATTCGCTCAAGGCAGATACTTCTCAAATGGACTTAATTTTCCATGTAGATACTACCGAAAACGGCATAAATTTAAGTTTCCAATATGCAACTGATTTATTTCAACAATCAACCATAGAAAAATTTGCAAAATATTTCAAAAAAATAATCAGTCAACTACGTTCAAATGTGGCTTTAGGCGATATCAACATACTTGATGCACAAGAAACAGCGCGCATTAAAGAATTTAGTAAGCCTGAAATTTCTTTTGAGGTAGAAGATACCATTATAACATCATTTGAGAGACAAGTGCAACAATTTCCAAACGAAAAAGCACTGGTATATAACAATGCAAGTTTAACGTATAAAGAACTCAATGAACGCAGCAATCAACTAGCAGCATACCTTACAAATCAAGGTGTTGCGAAAGGCGATTTGGTAGGTTTGATACTCAACAGATCTGAAGATATCGTCATTGGAATCTTAGGAATTCTAAAAAGTGGCGGCGCGTATTTACCTATTGATTTCAAATTGCCAGAAAATCGTGTCACGTACATGCTGGAGTCTAGCAATGCCAAATTACTATTAGGACATGCAGAACATTTAGAAGCATATAAAAGCATCATTACTACACACGACATTCAAAATGCTGCCATACAAGAATACAGTACAAAAAATGTAAACCGTGAACGAACAGCTTCCGATTTGGCATATTGTATTTTCACTTCTGGTTCCACAGGCATACCAAAAGGTGTGTTGATGGAAGACAGTGCAGTGGTAAGTCTTGTGGAAGGACTTTCACAAACAGTATACAACAATCTTGACGCTGGACTTCGTGTCGGACTCATCGCTTCGTATTATTTTGATGCTTCGTGTCAACAAATTTTCGGAGCATTGTTAAAAGGACACTGCGTATACATCACGGAAGAAAAAGAGCGAATGGACGGAGAAGAACTGTACCATTTTTACAAAAGAAACAAGATTGAAGTAAGTGATGGAACACCAACGCATTTAGGAATGTTACTAAGAGGTGTACAAGGCTCAATCAACTTGCCAGATTTGAAAGCTTGGTTGTTAGCAGGAGAAGCCTTGCCAAAAGGATTGGTGCGAGATTTTTACGATCATTTAGCCATTCCTGGGACTGTAATTTACAACCTTTACGGACCAACCGAAGCCTGTGTAGATTCTACTTTTTACAAAGTAACGCCAGAAAATTTAGATAAATACGACACTCTGCCAATTGGTATTCCATTACCAAACGAACGAATTTACATTGTAGACAGTTCGGGGAATCCAGTGCCACAAGGCGTTGTAGGCGAACTTTGTATTGCAGGCGCAGGTCTTGCGCGTGGATATCTTGGAAATGGTGTAGAAAACGAAAAATTTAAAACACATTGGATTGATGGCGAAGCAAGAGTATACCGAAGCGGAGACTTTGCCTGTTGGTTACCAGACGGAAACATAGCATACAAAGGCAGAATAGACAGTCAAATAAAACTACGAGGCTACCGTGTTGAACTTGAAGAAATAGAACACATCCTATTCTCTCATAAAGCGGTTGTATCAAGTGCTGTTACCATACAAAACATAGAAGGAGAAATGTATATAGCAGCATACTATGTAACACACCAAGATGTAGACGGCGAAACATTAAGAGCGTATCTTTCTAACAGTTTGCCAGATTACATGGTGCCTTCTTTCTTTACGAAACTAGACAAAATGCCTTTAACCTCTAATGGGAAACTAAAAAGAGAAGCATTGCCAGTTCCCAACAGAACAATTACAAATACACATGTGGCAGCAGCTACAGAAACGCAGCAAAAGCTCGTTGAAATTTGGGCAGAAGTTTTAGGCATAGAAGCACCATCAATAAGTATTGATCAAAGTTTTATTCAATTGGGCGGACATTCATTAATGGCAGTTCAAATAGCCAATAAAATCAAAAGAATATTCAATCTAGAAATGAAACTCGTGGAACTTTTCCAAAAAGTAACCATCATACAGCAAGCAAACTTTATTGATGCAAACTTATGGATTGGTGCCGGAGATTTAGTAGAAGAAGGAAAAACAGAGATTAGTATCTAA